The Diospyros lotus cultivar Yz01 chromosome 11, ASM1463336v1, whole genome shotgun sequence region ATGTGCCAAACCTTAGAAGAAATCTTATTGCTCTAGGTATGTTAGATTCTAATGGGGGGTCTTATAAGTCTGAAAATGGGGTCCTCAAGGTATTTAAAGGATCCATGGTAGTTCTTAAGGGAATCCGCAAGCAAGGACTGTATGTCCTTCAAGGAGAGTCAATCTCTGGGTGTGCTGCAGTTTCATCTTCTGAAATAGATGACACTGTGTTGTGGCATAGGAGGCTAGGTCATATAGGAATGAAAGGTCTTCTAGAATTAAGTAAGCAAGGAATCTTAGATTCCAGGAAGATTGGAAACCTAGACTTTTGTGAGACATGTGCTTTAGGCAAGTCTCACAGGTTGCAGTTTGTTTCTGCAACACATAAGTCCAAAGATGTTCTAGAGTATGTTCATTCCGATCTTTGGGGATCTCCCCAAGTCCCTAGCTCCCTTTCTAGTGCccaatattttctttcctttatagATGACTATTCAAGGAAGGTTTGGGTCTATTTCCTTAAGTATAAGAATGAAGCTTTTGCTAAATTTAAGGAATGGAAAACTTATGTAGAACTACAATCAGGTAAGAAAATAAAGACccttagaacagataatggccTGGAATTCTGTAATCAAGAATTCTCCAATTACTGCACTCAAGTAGGCATTGCAAGACATAGAACTTGCAGTGAAAcacctcagcaaaatggagttgctgaaCGTATGAATAGAACCATCCTAAACAAAGTTAGATGTTTTTTAAAGGATTCAAACTTGCCCAAgaaattttgggctgaagcagttTCAACTGCTTGTTATCTCATAAACAGATCTCCTTCCTCCGCCATAGAATTTAAAACTCCTGAGCAGCTATGGAGTGGGAAAATCCCATCTCTTAACCATCTTAGACCTTTTGGATGTATAGCTTATGtccataagaaagaagggaagTTAGACCCTAGAGCCAAGAAGGCTGTATTCTTGGGATACCCTCAAGGGGTAAAAGGATACAAATTATGGCTGATTGATGAAAAGAAAACTGTTATCTGCCAGGATGTAGTATTCAAAGAATCAGAATACTATACTCCAAATAAGGTGGAAACTGCTAAGGAAGATCAAGCTGATAAATTTCAACTTGAGGtggaaagagataaaaataatgagaataTGGTAGAGACTAACCATAATAGCCATCAAGAATCTAGCTCACAAGATTTTACTGAAACTGAAATAGagagtgaggataatgaaatctCAGCTGATCTCATTCCAGAATTGGATGATTATGTCTTATCTAGGGATAGGGTAAGAAGGGAAATTAAACCTCCTTCGAGGTATGCTCATGCTGATGTGATTGCCTATGCTCTTAACATTGGAGATTCAATAGAGCATGAAGAGCCTCTTAGTTATCAAGAAGCTTGTTCCAGTAAGTATAAAACTAACTGGTTAAAGgcaatgaaggaagagatggaatctcttcaaaagaataaaacctGGATTCTTGTAAATAATCCCAAAGACCAGAAAGTTATAGgttgtaaatggatatttaaaagaaaaccaGGTATCCCAGGTGTAGAACCACCCAGATTCAAGGCTAGGGTAGTTGCCAAGGGTTTCTCTCAAAGAGAAGGCATAGACTAGCATGAAGTATTCTCACCTGTAGTGAAGCATACTTCTATAAGATTAGTTTTAGCCTTAGTAGCCTTAAATAATCTAGAGCTtgaacaattagatgttaagacTGCCTTCCTTCATGGAAAcctagaagagaaaatttatatggacCAGCCTATAGGTTTCATAGAAAAGGGAAGGGAAAATAAGGTCTGCTTGTTacaaaaatccttatatggtttaaagcaatctcctagacAGTGGTATAGGagatttgatgagtttatgctcaaagaaaattacactAGGTGTAACTTTGACCACTGTGTCTATTATAAACAGCTTAAAGAAAAACTGtttatatatctccttatatatgttgatgatatgcttataGCATGTAAAGAGAAGGGAGAAATAGATAGGTTAACTCAAGcattaaaatcagaatttgaaatgaaaactcTAGGAGCAGCCAGGCGTATTTTAGGGATAGATATCACTAGAGATAGGAAAAAGGGTACATTGTCTCTGTCCCAATCTGGCTATTTAAAGAAAGTAATAAGCCTCTTTGATATGGAAGGCTGCAAACCTGTTTCAAACCCCATACCTCCACATTTGAAGCTCCAAGCGGTAAAAGGAAACTTACCTGAAAAAGAAGCTGACTACATGAAGAAGGTCCCCTACTCCAATGCAGTGGGAAGCctcatgtatgccatgataaGTACCAGGCCTGATATAGCCTATGGGGTTAGCCTAGTAAGTAGATTCATGTGCAATCCATCTAAGGAACATTGGTCAGCTGTTAAGTGGGTCCTTAGGTATTTAAAGGGGTCAGTGAATAAGGGTTTAGTGTTTAGATCAAATGCTGAAAATTCTAACAGCATTAAGGGTTTCTGTGATTCTGATTTTGCAGCTGATTTGGATAAGAGAAGATCCTTATCAGGATATGTTTTCACTTTGGGTGGAAACGTGATAAGTTGGAAAGCAAATCTCCAACACATAGTGGCATTATCAACCACTGAGGCAGAATATGTAGCATTAACAGAAGCTATGAAAGAAGCCATCTGGTTGCAGGGAATAATTAGAGAATTAGGTTTAGGTATCCAAATTCctaaaatttattgtgattccCAAAGTGCTATACATCTCTCAAAGAACAGTGCCTTCCATGAGAGAACTAAGCACATAGATGTGCGCcttcattttgttagagatattatagctaaaggacaggtaaaaatagaaaaaatctCTACCTTGATAAATCCTGCAGATATCCTAACTAAATCTGTTCCTGTAGTAAAGTTTGAGCAGGCTTTGGACTTGCTCAATATTCTTCCAATGTAGCTGTGGAAGATTTGCAGGGGTCTCTAGTCAACATCCACTAATTtttaatccattcttgaatcaaggtggaatttgttgatattatgtgattcaaaatgttttttttttatcagattTCTGGCATGCTGTTACATATTGCTGAGATGTATTGTATTATACTTGTTACATTTAAATATTAATGTCTCATCATatgctgttatatatatatatatatgttatcaaTATATATCAGCTGCATGTTATTTGGGCTGTTGTGTTATATGGGCCGAGCCCATCCGTGTTGCCTTGTGTGCTGCTGGCCGAGTCCATGCCTGTTTAGCCCATGATTGGCGCTGCTATAAAAGAGCAGCTCGGCGCCCTAATTTCCAGAACTCTCTGATATTCTgtcttgtgctctctctctgaaaaccctaagtcggcgattcttgaagcgagacacCATTCGTGAATCCTTCGTTCTGATCTATGTTTCATTCGACTCTTTGGTTGCTTCCATGGTAAGATCTGACGGTAAGAACAGCTATTGCTTAAATCTCTATTTGTTTTTGGaacgcctgaggcgtgagaggttGTAAACTGATAGAACAGAACTTTGCCTTGATCGTGAGATCGGTATAGAACAGATCTACCTTGATCTTGTTATTTTCGTTTCTGttttcagttgtattgcaaTACTGTTTCTATTTTACTGTTCATGGTCTTGTAATCGtttgtaaacttgagatctagtggattgactagaggcggagcctctgccgtgagtaggatctattgatccgaacacgtatatctcTGTGCCTTGCATTTATACTTTTGTTTAAACTTTGGTTTATTGTGTATCGCGCTTAATCTGTGTTTGGCCGAGAAATCAGGTTGTATAAAACCTACAAAAAGCATTATTAACATCAAGTTGAGCTAGAAACCACTTGTTAATAGCAGCAAGAGCAAGTAGGATTTTGACAGTAACCAACTTCATAATCGGAGAAAAAGTATCAAGAAAATCTAAGCCCTTGTTAAGTATACCCTTTGGCAACTAAATAGGCTTTATGACTTTCTATGGTGCCATCGAATTTGTACTTGATTTTATATACACATTTACAACCAATAGAGTGTTTTTCATGTGGAAAAGGGACAACAGACCAAGTCTGATTTTGCTGCATAGCCTCTAATTCAGTAACCATGGCATCCCTCTAATGAGCATATTAGATAGCCTGATGATAGTGTTAAGGTTCAAACGTGGAAGACACTGTAAGAAGAAAAGATCTACGAGAAGAAGACAAATGGGTGTAAGAAAGACATTAATGCAAGGAATATAGTGTCTGAGGAAGAGGTGTTGGTCTGTTGGCCAAGAGGTTACAATGAAAGTCTCTAAGATAAGAAGGAGGCTTTGTGGCTCTAGCAGACCTACGAAcagggagaagagaggaaataaGAGGGTGAGGATCAGAAGTATGATCCTCATCTGAATTGGGAGACGCAACAGAACCAGGTAGAGGTATGATGGTATAGGGCAAATCAAAAGCTAGCTTAGGTTAAAGAAGGGTAGGGAAAGGATCTATCACCTCATCAAAAGGAGTGATAGAATGGAAGGGAATGATGTGTTCATGAAAAACAACATCTTGAGAGACAAAAATGGCTTTAGTGGTTATGTTATACATCTTGTATCCTTTAATGCCTTGAGGATaaccaataaacacacaagTTATAGCTCTAGGGTGGAATTTAGTCCTATGAGAGGGCAAGGTGGAGACAAAGCATAGGTTGTCAAACACTCTAAAAGAGGCATAATCCATAGGGGTATGATATAACATTTGATAAGGGAATTTATTTTTGCAACACAGAGGTTGGTGTTTTACTTATCAGGAATTTGGCAGTAAGAACACAATCTCCCTAGAATTTGATAGGCACCTAGAATTTGATAGGCACCTGAGACTGGAAATAAACGGCTTTAGCCACATTAAGTGTTGGTGCTTACGTCCTCCAACTGAGTTTTGTTCAGGCCTTTCAACACATGAAAATTGATGAACAACA contains the following coding sequences:
- the LOC127813484 gene encoding secreted RxLR effector protein 161-like, translating into MEGCKPVSNPIPPHLKLQAVKGNLPEKEADYMKKVPYSNAVGSLMYAMISTRPDIAYGVSLVSRFMCNPSKEHWSAVKWVLRYLKGSVNKGLVFRSNAENSNSIKGFCDSDFAADLDKRRSLSGYVFTLGGNVISWKANLQHIVALSTTEAEYVALTEAMKEAIWLQGIIRELGLGFGLAQYSSNVAVEDLQGSLVNIH